The Sebastes fasciatus isolate fSebFas1 chromosome 13, fSebFas1.pri, whole genome shotgun sequence genome includes a region encoding these proteins:
- the LOC141779995 gene encoding mitochondrial adenyl nucleotide antiporter SLC25A23-like codes for MGEDKKGFRAQAPNGGHGGHGDNTGASLDPDRERKYAELFKQLDLNKDGRVDITELKTGLAARGLHRGEAEEIVLESDINHDGLLDFQEFSQYLWAHEKRLRLIFHNLDRNNDGRIDVGEIQHSLRKLGVEVTMEQASRILQSMDRDGTMTIDWNEWRDHFLFNPFHNMEEIVHHWKHSHMFDIGEHLTVPDEFSERERRSGLVWRQLVAGAMAGAVSRTGTAPLDRLKVFLQVHGSTSRGINLWSGLRGMVKEGGVFSLWRGNGINVLKIAPESAIKFMAYEQFKWLIRGSKEGGGLRVQERFIAGSLAGATAQTIIYPMEVLKTRLTLRKTGQYSGMADCARQILKREGLRAFYRGYLPNTLGIIPYAGIDLAVYETLKNAWLQKYCVNTADPGVLVLLGCGTVSSTCGQLASYPLALIRTRMQAQAIIEGKPKLTMVGQFKYIISHEGVPGLYRGITPNFLKVVPAVSISYVVYEHMKKVLGVGY; via the exons ATGGGCGAAGACAAGAAGGGGTTCCGCGCCCAGGCTCCAAACGGAGGACACGGAGGACACGGAGATAATACCGGAGCGTCTCTGGACccggacagagagaggaaatatgCAGAGCTGTTCAAGCAGCTGGACTTGAATAAAGATGGCAGGGTGGACATCACCGAGCTGAAGACCGGGCTGGCAGCTCGGGGTCTACACCGGGGAGAGgcggaggag ATAGTCCTGGAGAGCGACATCAACCACGATGGTTTACTGGATTTCCAGGAGTTCTCCCAGTACCTGTGGGCTCATGAGAAGAGGCTGCGGCTCATATTCCACAATCTTGACCGCAACAATGATG GTCGAATTGATGTCGGGGAGATCCAGCACTCACTGCGCAAGCTGGGTGTGGAGGTCACCATGGAGCAGGCCTCCAGGATACTGCAgag TATGGACAGGGATGGCACTATGACGATCGACTGGAATGAATGGCGCGATCACTTCCTGTTCAACCCTTTCCACAACATGGAAGAGATCGTCCACCACTGGAAACACTCCCAT ATGTTTGACATTGGGGAACATCTGACGGTACCAGATGAATTCTCAGAGCGGGAGCGGCGGTCAGGTCTGGTGTGGAGGCAGCTGGTTGCCGGAGCGATGGCAGGTGCTGTGTCCCGGACAGGAACTGCTCCTCTGGACCGCCTGAAAGTTTTCCTGCAG gTACACGGCTCTACGTCTCGGGGGATTAACCTGTGGTCCGGACTGAGGGGGATGGTAAAGGAGGGAGGCGTCTTCTCACTCTGGAGGGGAAATGGCATCAATGTCCTCAAGATTGCCCCTGAATCTGCCATTAAGTTTATGGCCTATGAACAG TTCAAGTGGCTGATCCGAGGAAGTAAAGAGGGGGGCGGTTTAAGGGTACAAGAGAGGTTCATTGCTGGCTCTCTGGCAGGAGCTACCGCCCAGACCATCATCTACCCCATGGAG GTGTTGAAGACTCGTCTTACATTAAGGAAGACAGGACAATACTCAGGTATGGCTGATTGTGCCAGACAGATCCTGAAGAGGGAGGGACTCCGGGCGTTCTACAGGGGCTACTTACCAAATACACTGGGCATCATCCCCTATGCTGGCATTGACTTGGCTGTgtatgag ACTCTGAAGAACGCCTGGCTCCAGAAGTACTGCGTAAATACAGCAGATCCAGGAGTTTTGGTCCTGCTGGGCTGCGGTACCGTCTCCAGCACCTGCGGCCAGCTGGCATCCTATCCCCTCGCTCTCATTCGGACACGTATGCAGGCACAAG CCATCATTGAGGGCAAACCCAAGCTGACCATGGTGGGCCAGTTCAAATACATCATATCCCATGAAGGTGTACCGGGTCTGTATCGCGGCATCACCCCCAACTTCCTCAAAGTCGTTCCAGCCGTCAGCATCTCCTACGTGGTGTACGAGCACATGAAGAAAGTTCTCGGGGTGGGTTACTAG